Proteins found in one Exiguobacterium sp. 9-2 genomic segment:
- a CDS encoding TVP38/TMEM64 family protein — MEQHVIQTFELFGPFAPFVSVLVGVVISVLGVLPSTFVTAANLVYFGLWTGTLLSFTGEVLGAVCAFLLYRKGLRYALRRPLPDRVNRLQQKLQTQQGHEAFWTIILLRLLPFVPSGIVNIVSAASGISILLFLTASTIGKIPAMLVEVLAVHQFMQFSSIVQWSIAGVALVGYLIYRNRQKRASSI; from the coding sequence ATGGAACAACATGTCATCCAAACCTTTGAACTCTTCGGACCGTTCGCTCCGTTCGTTAGTGTCTTGGTTGGCGTCGTCATCAGTGTTCTTGGTGTCCTACCGAGTACGTTCGTCACCGCTGCGAATCTTGTCTATTTCGGGCTATGGACGGGCACATTGCTCTCCTTCACCGGTGAAGTCCTAGGTGCGGTTTGTGCGTTTCTACTTTACCGGAAAGGACTACGATATGCCCTTCGTCGCCCGCTTCCAGATCGAGTCAATCGTTTGCAACAAAAGCTCCAAACACAACAAGGACATGAAGCTTTTTGGACGATCATTTTGTTACGGCTATTACCATTTGTCCCGTCAGGCATCGTCAACATTGTCAGTGCTGCTAGTGGTATTTCCATCTTACTCTTCCTAACTGCGAGTACGATTGGAAAAATTCCAGCGATGTTAGTCGAAGTGCTCGCCGTCCATCAATTCATGCAATTCTCGTCCATCGTCCAATGGTCGATAGCAGGCGTGGCACTCGTTGGTTATCTGATTTATCGTAATCGCCAAAAACGAGCATCATCGATATAA